The following are encoded in a window of Qipengyuania soli genomic DNA:
- a CDS encoding nitroreductase: MKMTVSEAVQSRRSVRAFLDKPVERETLARILEKAQRSPSGGNTQPWHGIVLTGEPMQKLFARVAQDLPRGREAFAPEYHVYPPELDGAYELRRRGVGEDMYGALEISREEKGKRLMWFANNFRAFGAPVLMLVHTPKYMGPPQWSDIGMWLQTIGLLCREEGLDTCFQEAWAVYSPQIREMVEIPEDHIFFCGVAIGHRDPDAPVNNFSVARAPIEESVRWEGWQ, translated from the coding sequence ATGAAAATGACCGTCAGCGAAGCCGTCCAGTCCCGCCGCTCGGTGCGGGCCTTTCTCGACAAGCCGGTGGAGCGTGAGACGCTGGCGCGCATCCTCGAAAAGGCACAGCGCTCGCCCTCGGGCGGCAATACCCAGCCGTGGCACGGGATCGTCCTCACTGGCGAGCCGATGCAGAAGCTCTTCGCCCGAGTAGCGCAGGACCTGCCCAGGGGGCGGGAGGCTTTCGCTCCGGAATATCACGTCTATCCTCCGGAACTCGACGGTGCCTACGAACTGCGTCGCAGGGGTGTGGGCGAGGACATGTACGGCGCGCTCGAAATCTCCCGCGAGGAGAAGGGCAAGCGGCTGATGTGGTTCGCGAACAACTTCCGCGCTTTCGGGGCGCCCGTTCTGATGCTGGTCCACACGCCGAAATACATGGGCCCGCCACAATGGTCGGACATCGGCATGTGGCTGCAGACCATCGGCCTGCTGTGCCGCGAGGAGGGGCTCGACACCTGCTTCCAGGAGGCCTGGGCGGTCTACAGCCCGCAAATCCGCGAGATGGTCGAGATACCCGAGGATCATATCTTCTTCTGCGGCGTCGCCATCGGTCACCGCGATCCGGATGCGCCCGTGAACAACTTCTCCGTCGCCCGCGCGCCGATCGAAGAATCCGTGCGATGGGAGGGTTGGCAGTAG
- a CDS encoding DUF2846 domain-containing protein, whose product MKIAKTLAASLLLAGITAPVVAKDKEPVEPIVLPTAPAGMGQIVFFRPGGAGFALGCSVNENGEKVSSLGAGKYFVMQTTPGRHEFTVKSEAKDVLALEVEEGETQYAKCKIKMGIIVGRPDLAPATEDEFRKGKFKMVDAEDMGPAPGAVRPEGEVAVEAEAATE is encoded by the coding sequence ATGAAGATCGCAAAGACGCTGGCGGCATCGCTGCTGCTGGCCGGCATTACCGCGCCGGTCGTCGCCAAGGACAAGGAGCCGGTGGAACCCATCGTCCTCCCGACCGCACCTGCCGGCATGGGCCAGATCGTGTTCTTCCGCCCCGGCGGCGCGGGCTTCGCGCTCGGCTGCTCGGTCAACGAAAACGGCGAGAAGGTTAGCTCGCTTGGCGCAGGCAAGTACTTCGTCATGCAGACCACGCCGGGCCGTCACGAATTCACCGTGAAGAGCGAAGCCAAGGACGTGCTCGCGCTCGAGGTCGAGGAAGGCGAAACCCAGTACGCCAAGTGCAAGATCAAGATGGGCATCATCGTCGGTCGTCCCGACCTCGCGCCCGCCACCGAGGACGAGTTCCGCAAGGGCAAATTCAAGATGGTTGACGCTGAGGACATGGGTCCGGCACCGGGCGCCGTGCGCCCCGAGGGCGAAGTCGCCGTCGAAGCGGAAGCCGCCACCGAGTAA